From uncultured Pseudodesulfovibrio sp.:
GTACTTCAAACAAAAAAAATTGCCAGTTTACTGATTCTATTTTCAACAATAACAAAAAACTTTTTTCCGACCTGATATTTCATATTATTAAACACTGAAATAATTGTACTTATTTTCACAACAAGGCCTCCTAGTAATCATTTTCACATGCAAGGCACACCCTTTGCACATCGTGAAAAAACGCACACTGGTTTTTCCGATGAGAAAACACCATTTTCTCTTTCCAAAATGATTGTGGCCCTTGGTGCCAACGCAAAATGGAAAATGAAAAACTAGATGTCACACTGACCACTAGGCATTGGGCCATAGGTTTGAACATTGCTAATTTTAAATGACTTGGGAAGAAAATCACAGTCAATTGGCTTCAATTTTTGCTGTCTGTGGAGGGCAAGGATGACAATTGATAATGCCACTGAAAAAGAAAGTGGACCTATGACTGATGATAAACATTCTCTCAAACTCGATTACTGAAATCATACTTTTTAACCCGTCAAACTGGAGTGCAAAATGAAAAAAGTTCTAATTCCGCTTATAGCCGCAGTTCTGTTGGTATGCTCTACTTCTGCTTTTGCGGAAGATTATCAGAGAACCATGATCATGGCAGCTACAGCCAACCCGTCCGGAAGCCTTCATGCAGTTGCATTGGAAAAGTTCAAGGAAATTGTTGAACAGGAATCCGCTGGCAAAGTTCAGGTCAATCTTTTCCTGGGTGGCTCGATGGGCTCGGAACAAGCGAACGTAAAACAGCTTCGTGGCTCTGAAATTCATGTAGCAGTTTTGGCGGCTGGCAACTTAACTCCGTTTGCCCCGTCCGCTACAATTTCCATTCTTCCTTATCTCTTCCCGAAAATCGAAAACGCTTACACACTCCTGAGCAATGAAGAATTCGTTAAGGGACTCGGCGACTCGGTTGCCGCAGAAAGCAAGACCCGTCCTTTGGGTTGGCTTATCGGTGGTTATCGTGTGCTGACCAACTCCAAGCACAGCATCACCAAGCTGGCAGACTTGCAGGGTCTTAAAATTCGTGTGCCTAAAGTCCGCATTCAGCTTGATTCCTTCCGTTCCTGGGGCGTAGAGCCGCATCCTTTGGCTTGGTCCGAGACCTTCAACGCTCTGCAACAGGGTGTCGCAGATGGTCAGGAAAACCCCCACTCCATCAATCAGGACCAGAAGTTCTGGGAAGTACAGAAATACATCACAGACCTGCATTACATGCTGTGGGTCGGTCCTCTGCTCGTTTCTGAAAAGTGGTTCCAGCGTCTGCCTGAAAACACTCAGGCCCTCGTTCAGAAAGCTGCCACCGAGGCTTGCCAATACGAATGGGAATGGGTTGCAAAACAGAATCAGGTCGCCTTGGACAATTGCATCAAGCACGGCATGGAGCTGAACGAACTCACCGATGAAGCTGAGTGGATGACCAAGGCCCGTGCCTTATGGCCCGAATACTACGAAGCCATTGGTGGAAAGGACAAAGTCGACAACGCCCTGAAGATTATGGGTCAGAACTAGACGAGTATTGAAAGGGCGGGCTACGGCCCGCCCATAACCTCCTACTCACAATTAAAATATGACTATTATAAAAAAAATCTTTGCAAACTTTGAAGAAAGTGCCTGCATGGCTCTGATGGCGACTATGGTGTTCGCCCTCACTCTCCAAGTCTTCATGCGCTTTGTTCTGAGCTCCTCTCTCGCTTGGACTGAAGAGCTGTCCCGTTACAGCTTCATCTGGTCCGTCTACATGGGAGGCGTACTGGCCGTAAAACATAGCCAGCATGTGCGCATCACGGCCCAGTTTTTGGTTTTCCCCCCAAAGATCAGAGTCGGCGTGACTATCTTCACGGACCTACTCTGGATCGCGGCAAACTTTTTTATCGCTTATCAATCGGGTTTGGCTTTGCAGAGCGCATTTGAATTTCCCGAAGTTTCCCCAACGTTAGGTATTGTCAAAGGGTATGTTGAAGCCATGCTGCCAGCATGCTTTCTGCTCATGAACCTGAGATTGGTTATGAAATATTGGGAACTGATCAAGAACCATGATTTGATGAGTCTTGCTAAAATCGGTGGAGGGGAAGCGTAATGTCTACTCTCGCTATTACCATCTTATCCCTGATTGTCTGTTTTTTCATTGGCATGCCCATCTTCATGTCCTTGATCATTTCAGCCGTCATCGCCATTACGACGTGTGGCTATCTTCCGATGTCCATCATTCACAACTCTTTGTTTGATGGCGTGAACCTGTTCCCGCTCCTTGCAATTCCTTGTTTCGTCATTGCCGGAACGCTAATGGAATACGGTAACATTACGAAACAGATTATTGATGTCGTGAAACAGCTCGTCGGCCGTTTGCCTGGCGGACTCGGCATTACAACTATTCTGGCGTGTACTTTCTTTGCTGCCATCTCAGGCTCCGGCCCGGGAACTGTTGCTGCAATCGGCACCCTGATGATCCCATCCATGGTTCGTAACGGATACACCCCGTCTTACGCTGCGGCATCGGCTTCGTCCGGTGGTACCATCGGTATCCTGCTGCCGCCGAGTAACCCCATGATCATCTTTGCCATCCTGGCCAACGTATCTGTTACCGCCATGTTCACAGCAGGCATTCTGCCCGGCCTGATGGTTGCAGTGTGTATGACTTCCATGGCTATGCTCAAAGCGAAGCTGGAAGGTGTCAAAGCCGACGTGGAACAACCACCATTCAACTTGAAAGTCTTTTTAAAAAGCCTTTCCAAAGGCGGTTTCGCCCTTGCGACGCCTTTTATTATCCTGGGCTCCATTTACACAGGTATGGCAACGCCGGTTGAAGCTTCCGTTATCGCCATTGTCTGGGCTCTGTTCGTCGGTATCGTAATCAACAAAGCGCTGAGGTGGAAACACATCAAGTTGTCTCTGCTGGAAGGAGCTATGCTCTGCGGTACGGTCCTCTTTATTGTCGGTGCATCCACGCTTTTCGGCAAGATACTGACCTATGAACAGGCGCCGCTGCGTTTGGCAAATATGGTTTTCGGAGTATCGAAAGATCCTGAGATCGTCCTTTTGATGATTGTTGGTATCCTTTACTTCCTGGGCATGTTCATGGAGACCCTCTCCACAATGATCATCCTGGCCCCGGTGCTCCTGCCTATGGTTGTCGGTCTTGGTATCGACCCAATTCACTTCGGTGTTATCATGGTTATCACCAACGAAGTTGCTATGTTGACTCCTCCTTTGGGTGTCAACCTCTTCGTGGCTTCCCGTATTGCAAACCTGTCTGTGGAAAAAATATCCCTCGCAGTTTTGCCATACCTATTTGTCCTTACGATGTGCATTCTCATTGTAATTTACTGCCCATTCCTCAGCACATGGCTTCCCTCTGTGCTCGGCGCGGGACAGTAGCTCAACCACCAACAAACCACATCCGGCCCCGTCAGTTTCTGGCGGGGCCGTTTCCGTAGGGGGAATCGTGAAATATCTGACACTGCACACTGACAGCAAAATGCCTGCCCTCGGCCTCGGAACATGGCAGGCAGCAAAAGGAGAGGTCGGTCAAGCCGTCTCCAAGGCCCTCAGCATAGGCTATCGCCATATTGACTGCGCCCATGTTTACGGCAATGAAACGGAAATCGGAGAAGCCCTGACATCCACGCATGTCCCCCGTCAAGAACTGTGGATTACGTCCAAACTTTGGAATAATTCCCAACGGCCTCAAGATGTACGGACAGCTTTGGTCAATTCTCTTAAGGCGCTTTGCCTTGACTATCTCGATCTTTATCTCATTCATTGGCCCGTACAAATTTCACATATGGTTATGTACCCACAGTCCGCCACCGACCTTATTCCATGGACAACGGAACACGCTCTTGAAACGTGGGGCGCACTTGAAGAATGCGTAAAGGAAGGACTGGTGAGTCACATCGGGACATCCAATTTCAGCACCAAGAAAACTCAGATTCTACTCGACAATGGCACAATTCGGCCGGCGGTAAGCCAAGTGGAAATGCACCCTTATCTTCAACAGAACAGGATGCGTAAATTCTGTGCTGATAACGGTATTATCGTGACTGGCTTTGCTCCTCTTGGCTCCAAACATCGCCCCGCGCACCAAATCAAAGAAGGCGAACCAAGTCTTCTTGATCATCCAGACATCATCGCCATAGCAAAAAAGCATGACACGACACCCGCCTCTGTTTTGTTGGGGTGGGCAGTGACTCGCAACACGTCCGTTATTCCCAAATCCACCAATCCCATGCGGTTGCAGCAAAATCTGGCCGCCGCTGACATTGTGCTCGACGAAAAAGACATGACGGTGATCAACGGGCTTGATGCCGGCTACCGTTTTCTCGACGGCTCTCACTGGATGATGGAAGGCTCTTCGTATACGTCGGAAAATTTGTGGGACGGCGAATAACTTTTTTAAAGTTGTGCACCGGATTTATTTCTTGATTTCAGCAAAATGAGGAAAAATATGACCATAAGCGCAAAAAATAAAATAGTTCTGAGTGTGTTTCTTTTTTTCACGATCATCATTTTAACTATGACAGTGTTTTCCTATAGAAGTTTCAGCAACTCATCTTATGATAATCATATGAAGGAACTGGACACTGCTTCCTTGGCAGTCGGTAAGGCTGTCAAAGAAAAGACAAACACTTACTTCAGCGAACTGGAACTCATATCCAATCTCTATAACGGCGGAACCGCTTCAGATGAACAGGAACAGCTTGCCTACCGAGTGAATCTGCTTGGTCAACTCGCAAAACAGGCTGGCGTCAAGGATACATATTACTGCCTTAGCGATGGAAGCACTTTTTCGATTGGCGCCAAAGGCAAGGTTCCAAATTTTAACGCCAAGAAAGTAGGTCGAGAATGGTTTAGACGTGTTTTCAACGGAGAAAAACGTATTGTAACCACACCGTATGTTTCTTCCATCGGTCAGACCGTTATGGCCGTAGCCGTACCCATCACCGTTTCCGGGCAGACCGAAGGCGTTCTTTGTCTTAATCTGCCATTAACAACCATCACTGAAATCACGCAGAATACACTTAATTTTAAAAATATTTTCCTTTCACGCCCGGATGGCTACATCATGGCAAGTGTGGACAAAGAGCAAATCGGCAAAAGCCTTTGGGAAGAGGTCCCTTCTCTTGCTAATTTCAAGGATTCCAACTCAGCCGACAGAATCCGTTTTGTAATGAATGGAGTAGACTATGAGGGCAGTGTCTACGTTATTGATTCTCTTGGTTGGAAGGTCTGGACCTATGAAAAGATAGATATAATTCAGGCCGATTCCATTGATAATCTGATTTTCAACATTATTACGGCGATTGTCGCTTTAATCCTGTCTGCTCTGATTCTCACTTTTCTCGTAAAGACCGTTATTTTTAAGCCGCTAGAGACAGTCGACACGGGACTCAGTCGGATTGAGCAAGGTGATTTAACCCATATTGAAAAAGGGAAAATCCAGAACGACGAAATCGGAAAGCTGATGCAATCCCTTAAGAACATGGGACAACAGCTTTTGTCAGTTGTCGGTGAAGTCCGTTCTACAGTTTTATCGGTCAGTGGAGGCGCTGAAGAGCTTTCTTCTACGGCGCAAGTTCTGGCACAGGGGGCAACGGAACAGGCTGCAAGTATCGAAGAAGTCTCGGCGTCCATGGAAGAAATGGTTTCCAACATTAGCCAAAATGCCGAGAATTCGCGTGAAACTGAACGCATATCCCGTAAGTCTGCCATAGAAGCGGAAAAAGGCGGCAAGGCTGTTGCAAAAACTGTCGAAGCCATGCGAGACATCGCTGACAAAATATCTGTAATCGAGGAAATCGCCCGTCAAACCAATCTTCTTGCTTTAAATGCCGCCATTGAGGCAGCCCGCGCCGGCGAACATGGCAAAGGGTTTGCCGTGGTTGCAGCCGAAGTACGAAAGTTGGCTGAACGTTCCGGTATGGCCGCTGCCGAGATCAGCGATTTGTCGGCATCCAGTGTCGCCGTAGCCGAAGAAGCCGGTGAAATGCTAGGTAAAATGGTCCCTGACATTCAGCACACTTCGGAGCTGATTCAGGAGATAGCTGCGGCAAGCGATGAACAGAATGCCGGAGCTGAGACCGTGAATCGGGCTATTCATCAACTTGATCAGGTAATCCAGCAGGCTGCAGCGGCCTCGGAGGAGATGTCATCGACTTCTGAACAACTGAGTTCACAAGCTGCACATCTCAGCGAAACAGTGGCTTTCTTCAATATCGGCCACGCGAATGGCGAAGTTCGTTCGCAAACGACGACGATTGTCAGACGGAATGATTCGCCTGCACAACTTCCTACGGGAACACAGACCGCTGGTCACGACGGATACGAACGGTTTTAACAACATAACCACACCTCAAAAAAATATGGTAATTATCTAAAACTCAAACTCTTTTCTGGTTAAACTTTAAAATTCAACCCCACGTCCTCTCGAATATCATTCAAGAGGACGTGGGGTTGAATTCAACTAACTAACCATAAAAATATTCCGTTCGTTTATCCCCATTTGCTCAACGCATGTACGACATATTTTATAATCTGATATCAGACACTTATACTTGTCATTGTTATCGACACAATATTATTAGCGAGCTCTGCCTATTCTCGTAATTTTCTTAACGCCAACAAAACAACCCCATAGACACAACGGGATAACAATGCTCAAGCTTAGAAACAGACAACTTACAGTCAAACTTCTACTCGCCGCCTCAGCCGCAGGGATTCCCGCCAGCACATACATTGAAGATTGTCCAATCTCGACGAGCCCAAGGCCTCCGATAGTCTGAATAGGCACTATGCCGACAAGAGTCATTCCACTAGAGACTGCAATGGCAAGCACCACGCTGACCTCCATACCAATCCCTCGCATCAAACAATAAAACACACCATAGTAGCAGCTCCAAATCAAAAGACTCTGCCAAAAAAGTGTCAACTCGGACACCTTATGCTCATCTTCATCAATACGGACGACAGATCGATCCAAAACTTCAGTAAAATGACGCAGAAAAGAAAGCCCCGGCAACAATGCAGCTAGCTTAAAAACCTTTTGAATCAAGCCGAGTATACGTTTGGGGGACAACATAAAAAACGCCACACCAAGCCCTGCAGCGATACAAACATACACTTTTAGCCACGTGTATTGGGTAACCACAATCCATCCACCGCACATTATAAAACTGATGGCAATAATACGCAGATCCCACAATCTGAAACGTAAGAAAACACCCAGATTTTTTTCAAATGACGCATCAAGTTTCTTTTTGGCCAACCAAAAGTAGGCAGCTTCTCCCATACGGAATGGTAACAATTTGATGAGGGCCTGAAACATGAAGCTCACCTCAACGGCAGCTCCATAGACAGGAAGTACGGCTCCATTTTCATCAGGTAAAAGGTGTGCCAACCTCAAGCCTGCACTCAATTGAATAGCAACCATAAAGCACGCACTAGCGATGAACCATGGAAGAGATATATGGATAAAAGAATCTTGAAGTAAGTCCCAATCAGCATTCCATATGACAATTCCCAAAAGGAAAAAAGAACCGATAAAAGAAATAGCCACGGCCTTGGCAAAAGTCGATTTGGAAACGCCCAATTTAGAAACGACGTTAGTAGAAGGCCCAGTCATCTATTCTCCGAAAAACAAAATTAGGAATGAGTATTGCGAGTATCAGAATAATTTGATGAATCAATAGCACCACCCTCACACGAAAAGCAAGAAAGCAACACCCCTTCGATTCCAATTCACTTGACAAAAGCAAAGAAAATCCAGAAATTACATAAAATCTTTGAATTAGCTTTTTAGCCGTTGCATCTTCACATAAACCGAACAGAAAAAAGCGGCACACTCAACACTTAACCATGCAAAATACCATCTATGTTTTCATCAAGTTTGTGGCTAGTTATCCCCTGTTTCAACGAAGAAAAACGACTCCCTATAGAGGCGATCTTTCGGTTTTTGGAGAATTCGTCAAAAACACATATTTGTATGGTTGACGATGGCAGTTGTGATGCGACCCATGATATTCTTCTTAAAATACAACAAAAACATCCTTGTGCCGTAACGGTTCTCAAGCATCAAGAAAATAAAGGAAAAGCGGAAGCGGTACGTACGGGCATTTTGCATGGATTGTCGACATCAGAAGCTAACTGCGTGGGATATTGGGACGCAGATTTGGCCACCCCTTTCCGTGAACTGCAAATATTCGCGCGCGAAGCAAATGATACGCCTAACTGGAATATATTAATGGGGTGTCGACACCAACGACTTGGCACAGATATTCAACGCACAATAAGTCGACATTATCTAGGCAGAATATTTGCAACATTTGTTTCACAAATCCTCACCATACCGGTCTACGACACCCAATGCGGTGCAAAAATTTTCCGAGCAGATAAGGCATTGGCTCTCTTCTCCCTGCCCTTTATTTCTCCATGGATATTCGATGTAGAAATTCTAGCTCGTTTTCTCATCATTCATGGCCGGTGCACGGCACTTGAAACCATACGAGAAGTCCCTCTTCAACACTGGTACGATATTGATGGTTCCAAGCTGTCTCCCATGGATTACGTAGCATCACTGATGGACCTCATTAAAATCAAACGCAACTATAGTATTTAGTTACCACGTCATTTCGACAACATACACAACAGACAAAACGGGACCCCCAATGCTGAACGGGAAAAAAGTCGTCATAGTCATGCCTGCATACAATGCGGCGAGCACACTTAAAAAGACTTATGATGAAATACCTAACGGCTACGTGGATGAAGCCATCCTAGTCGATGACCAAAGCAGAGATAATACAGCCGAAATTGCCAAGATATTAGGTATCAAAACATTCGTTCATCCGCAAAATGTAGGCTATGGCGGCAATCAAAAGACATGCTATGCCAAAGCCCTCGAATGCGGCGCAGACATCGTTGTCATGCTCCACCCAGACTATCAATACACCCCGAAACTCATTCCGGCCATGGTCTCCCCTATTGCCGAAGGCGTTCACGACTGCATGCTTGGTTCTCGCATTCTCGGGAAAGGAGCACGAACTGGAGGCATGCCTTTGTACAAATATATATCCAACCGCTTCCTTACCTTGATCCAAAACCTGCTTATCAACGAAAAATTGTCCGAATACCACACCGGCTACCGTGCATTCTCTCGTGAAATTCTTGAAACACTTCCCCTCGATCAAAATTCTGATGATTTCATTTTTGACAACCAAATGTTATGCCAGACCGTATACGCTGGGTTCAAAATCGGCGAAGTAACCTGCCCAACGAAGTATGAAAAAGATTCGTCCTCCATCAGTTTCCTGCGGTCCTGCAAATATGGTATTGGGGTCCTCAAATGTTCACTAGACACTTTCCTGCATCGCCTAAATATCAGAAAGACACTTTTGCTAACGCCCATTGATGACGCAAAAAAAAAGAATAAGAAAAATAATCGTTAAACAAACACCCAGATAAGAAAGGACCGTTGACAGATATCTCCAGCATTCATGCATGAACAATCCTGTACACCCTGGGGCTGCACCCGCCACAGGAGACTCCTTTTATCTAACGCCCCCAAATGTTCTAGCCTGAATATTTGACGCCTGAGCCATAAAGAAAACAGTGTATTTTGGTATTAGAAAGTCTTTGAGTTATACAGCGACAGACATTCTCTCCGAAGAAAAAGGCAATTCCATCTATCCTGTTTCGTAAATAAATAGGCCCCACGTAGATAGCACACTACGTGGGGCCTGAAGAAACTCCGTTAGTCATGTGTCGCAAGGTCCGGCGCGACAACTTACGGAGGTGTTTCATCAATC
This genomic window contains:
- a CDS encoding TRAP transporter small permease, coding for MTIIKKIFANFEESACMALMATMVFALTLQVFMRFVLSSSLAWTEELSRYSFIWSVYMGGVLAVKHSQHVRITAQFLVFPPKIRVGVTIFTDLLWIAANFFIAYQSGLALQSAFEFPEVSPTLGIVKGYVEAMLPACFLLMNLRLVMKYWELIKNHDLMSLAKIGGGEA
- a CDS encoding TRAP transporter large permease, producing MSTLAITILSLIVCFFIGMPIFMSLIISAVIAITTCGYLPMSIIHNSLFDGVNLFPLLAIPCFVIAGTLMEYGNITKQIIDVVKQLVGRLPGGLGITTILACTFFAAISGSGPGTVAAIGTLMIPSMVRNGYTPSYAAASASSGGTIGILLPPSNPMIIFAILANVSVTAMFTAGILPGLMVAVCMTSMAMLKAKLEGVKADVEQPPFNLKVFLKSLSKGGFALATPFIILGSIYTGMATPVEASVIAIVWALFVGIVINKALRWKHIKLSLLEGAMLCGTVLFIVGASTLFGKILTYEQAPLRLANMVFGVSKDPEIVLLMIVGILYFLGMFMETLSTMIILAPVLLPMVVGLGIDPIHFGVIMVITNEVAMLTPPLGVNLFVASRIANLSVEKISLAVLPYLFVLTMCILIVIYCPFLSTWLPSVLGAGQ
- a CDS encoding glycosyltransferase: MFSSSLWLVIPCFNEEKRLPIEAIFRFLENSSKTHICMVDDGSCDATHDILLKIQQKHPCAVTVLKHQENKGKAEAVRTGILHGLSTSEANCVGYWDADLATPFRELQIFAREANDTPNWNILMGCRHQRLGTDIQRTISRHYLGRIFATFVSQILTIPVYDTQCGAKIFRADKALALFSLPFISPWIFDVEILARFLIIHGRCTALETIREVPLQHWYDIDGSKLSPMDYVASLMDLIKIKRNYSI
- a CDS encoding lysylphosphatidylglycerol synthase transmembrane domain-containing protein, with the protein product MTGPSTNVVSKLGVSKSTFAKAVAISFIGSFFLLGIVIWNADWDLLQDSFIHISLPWFIASACFMVAIQLSAGLRLAHLLPDENGAVLPVYGAAVEVSFMFQALIKLLPFRMGEAAYFWLAKKKLDASFEKNLGVFLRFRLWDLRIIAISFIMCGGWIVVTQYTWLKVYVCIAAGLGVAFFMLSPKRILGLIQKVFKLAALLPGLSFLRHFTEVLDRSVVRIDEDEHKVSELTLFWQSLLIWSCYYGVFYCLMRGIGMEVSVVLAIAVSSGMTLVGIVPIQTIGGLGLVEIGQSSMYVLAGIPAAEAASRSLTVSCLFLSLSIVIPLCLWGCFVGVKKITRIGRAR
- a CDS encoding aldo/keto reductase, which translates into the protein MKYLTLHTDSKMPALGLGTWQAAKGEVGQAVSKALSIGYRHIDCAHVYGNETEIGEALTSTHVPRQELWITSKLWNNSQRPQDVRTALVNSLKALCLDYLDLYLIHWPVQISHMVMYPQSATDLIPWTTEHALETWGALEECVKEGLVSHIGTSNFSTKKTQILLDNGTIRPAVSQVEMHPYLQQNRMRKFCADNGIIVTGFAPLGSKHRPAHQIKEGEPSLLDHPDIIAIAKKHDTTPASVLLGWAVTRNTSVIPKSTNPMRLQQNLAAADIVLDEKDMTVINGLDAGYRFLDGSHWMMEGSSYTSENLWDGE
- a CDS encoding glycosyltransferase family 2 protein yields the protein MLNGKKVVIVMPAYNAASTLKKTYDEIPNGYVDEAILVDDQSRDNTAEIAKILGIKTFVHPQNVGYGGNQKTCYAKALECGADIVVMLHPDYQYTPKLIPAMVSPIAEGVHDCMLGSRILGKGARTGGMPLYKYISNRFLTLIQNLLINEKLSEYHTGYRAFSREILETLPLDQNSDDFIFDNQMLCQTVYAGFKIGEVTCPTKYEKDSSSISFLRSCKYGIGVLKCSLDTFLHRLNIRKTLLLTPIDDAKKKNKKNNR
- a CDS encoding TRAP transporter substrate-binding protein; the protein is MKKVLIPLIAAVLLVCSTSAFAEDYQRTMIMAATANPSGSLHAVALEKFKEIVEQESAGKVQVNLFLGGSMGSEQANVKQLRGSEIHVAVLAAGNLTPFAPSATISILPYLFPKIENAYTLLSNEEFVKGLGDSVAAESKTRPLGWLIGGYRVLTNSKHSITKLADLQGLKIRVPKVRIQLDSFRSWGVEPHPLAWSETFNALQQGVADGQENPHSINQDQKFWEVQKYITDLHYMLWVGPLLVSEKWFQRLPENTQALVQKAATEACQYEWEWVAKQNQVALDNCIKHGMELNELTDEAEWMTKARALWPEYYEAIGGKDKVDNALKIMGQN
- a CDS encoding methyl-accepting chemotaxis protein, encoding MKELDTASLAVGKAVKEKTNTYFSELELISNLYNGGTASDEQEQLAYRVNLLGQLAKQAGVKDTYYCLSDGSTFSIGAKGKVPNFNAKKVGREWFRRVFNGEKRIVTTPYVSSIGQTVMAVAVPITVSGQTEGVLCLNLPLTTITEITQNTLNFKNIFLSRPDGYIMASVDKEQIGKSLWEEVPSLANFKDSNSADRIRFVMNGVDYEGSVYVIDSLGWKVWTYEKIDIIQADSIDNLIFNIITAIVALILSALILTFLVKTVIFKPLETVDTGLSRIEQGDLTHIEKGKIQNDEIGKLMQSLKNMGQQLLSVVGEVRSTVLSVSGGAEELSSTAQVLAQGATEQAASIEEVSASMEEMVSNISQNAENSRETERISRKSAIEAEKGGKAVAKTVEAMRDIADKISVIEEIARQTNLLALNAAIEAARAGEHGKGFAVVAAEVRKLAERSGMAAAEISDLSASSVAVAEEAGEMLGKMVPDIQHTSELIQEIAAASDEQNAGAETVNRAIHQLDQVIQQAAAASEEMSSTSEQLSSQAAHLSETVAFFNIGHANGEVRSQTTTIVRRNDSPAQLPTGTQTAGHDGYERF